A stretch of Misgurnus anguillicaudatus unplaced genomic scaffold, ASM2758022v2 HiC_scaffold_33, whole genome shotgun sequence DNA encodes these proteins:
- the LOC141363241 gene encoding uncharacterized protein, translating into MTLRKEQGSVEDEDGHGDDHDNGDDDVGDEDDDQDGDDDENDDGNGDDYGENKDDDDGGDDVDDDDVDDEDDGGDDDNNDDGEDDDGEDDDSNDDDDDNDDEDDNDDEEDDDGDDDSDDEDDVYDDDVDEDDDGDDDSDDEDDVYDDDVDDEDGDDGDDDSDDDDYVVYDNEDGDDDHEDDDGDDEDDGDNDNEDDGDDQDGDDDENDYGDGIGDKYGDDEDKDDGDEGDHDDDDGGDDDDGGDDEDYSDDDENDDGNGDDYGENKDDDDGGDDVDDDDVDDEDDGGDDNNDDGEDDDGEDDDSDDDDNDEMNDEDDGDDDSDDVVYDDDSDDDDDDVYDDDVDEDDGDGGSDDNDEDGVEDVEDDGDDE; encoded by the exons ATGACATTGAGGAAAGA ACAAGGATCTGTTGAGGATGAGGATGGTCATGGTGATGATCATGATAatggtgatgatgatgttggtgatgaggatgatgatcaggatggtgatgatgatgagaaTGATGATGGTAATGGTGATGATTATGGTGAGAAtaaggatgatgatgatggtggtgatGATGTTGATGACGATGATGTTGATGATGAGGATGATGGTggtgatgatgataataatgatGATGGTGAGGATGATGATGGTGAGGATGATGAtagtaatgatgatgatgatgataatgatgatgaGGATGATAATGATGATGAG gaggatgatgatggtgatgatgatagtgatgatgaggatgatgtttatgatgatgatgttgatgaggatgatgatggtgatgatgatagtgatgatgaggatgatgtttatgatgatgatgttgATGACGAGGATGGT gatgatggtgatgatgatagtgatgatgatgattatgtTGTTTATGATAATGAGGATGGTGATGATGATCATGAGgatgatgatggtgatgatgaGGATGATGGTGATAATGATAATGAGGATGATGGTGATGATCAggatggtgatgatgatgagaaTGATTATGGTGATGGTATTGGTGATAAATATGGTGATGATGAGGATAAGGATGATGGTGATGAGGGTgatcatgatgatgatgatggtggtgatgatgatgatggtggtgatGATGAGGATTATAGTGATGATGATGAGAATGATGATGGTAATGGTGATGATTATGGTGAGAAtaaggatgatgatgatggtggtgatGATGTTGATGACGATGATGTTGATGATGAGGATGATGGTGGTGATGATAATAATGATGATGGTGAGGATGATGATGGTGAGGATGATGatagtgatgatgatgataatgatgaGATGAATGATGAGgatgatggtgatgatgataGTGATGATGTTGTTTATGATGATGatagtgatgatgatgat gatgatgtttatgatgatgatgttgATGAGGATGATGGTGATGGTGGTAGTGATGATAATGACGAGGATGGTGTTGAGGATGTTGAGGATGATGGTGATGATGAATGA
- the LOC129438713 gene encoding butyrophilin subfamily 2 member A2, which produces MKFIYVILLSVTGITHVKADDFVLVGPVGPVMGVSGEDVILPCSLKNNISAVDMRVEWFRLDLKGSVVHLYKDHEDKNTDQLRSYRGRTQLFKEELQKGNTSLKLSKVDMSDEGDYKCFVQSESRYDDITLNLKVEDQSHSGKTTAILVSVFVLLCLIGGILIAFFIRKKKELQRKKESAEQKIQYENRKINNEREKLLQKENMTVEREIALLRKYAVNVTLDPDSAHPRLVVSPDEKQVRFKEQTTVEEGDAKQNNKFDTRHCVLGKEGFTTGSFYFEVKVKGLPAWHLGVAKESANRKGSINFSPQHGYWAVRIRDKALEKCTNPLNPPPLSEEPQTVGVFVDYEAGRVSFYDVDSKRHINSFTEQKFDEKLYPMFYLGQQLSEDPAPLIIWDLS; this is translated from the exons ATGAAGTTCATTTATGTGATTTTACTGAGTGTTACTGGAATTACGCATGTAAAAGCAG ATgattttgttttagttggacctGTAGGTCCTGTGATGGGTGTATCTGGTGAAGATGTGATTCTGCCCTGTTCTCTTAAAAACAACATCAGTGCTGTGGACATGAGAGTAGAGTGGTTTAGACTTGATCTCAAAGGATCAGTGGTTCATCTCTATAAAGATCATGAAGATAAAAACACAGATCAACTTCGCTCCTATAGAGGAAGAACTCAACTGTTTAAAGAGGAACTACAGAAAGGAAACACATCACTTAAACTCTCAAAAGTCGACATGTCCGATGAGGGAGATTATAAATGTTTCGTTCAGTCGGAATCCCGGTATGATGACATCACTCTTAATCTCAAAGTTGAAG ATCAAAGTCACTCTGGGAAGACAACAGCGATCCTCGTCTCAGTTTTTGTTCTGCTCTGTCTGATCGGTGGAATACTGATTGCTTTCTTTATCCGTAAAAAGAAAG AGCTACAGCGTAAGAAAGAAAGTGCAGAGCAGAAAATACAGTatgaaaacaggaaaataaaTAACG AACGTGAGAAACTCTTACAGAAAGAGAACATGACTGTAGAAAGAG AGATCGCATTGTTGAGAAAATACGCAG TGAATGTGACGCTGGATCCTGATTCGGCTCATCCACGTCTCGTTGTGTCTCCTGATGAGAAACAAGTGAGATTTAAAGAACAAACAACAGTGGAGGAGGGAGACGCAAAGCAAAATAACAAGTTTGATACACGTCATTGTGTTCTTGGAAAGGAAGGATTCACCACCGGATCTTTTTACTTTGAGGTTAAGGTGAAGGGTTTACCTGCATGGCATCTAGGTGTGGCCAAAGAGTCTGCTAACAGAAAGGGCTCCATCAATTTCAGTCCTCAGCACGGATACTGGGCTGTGCGTATAAGAGACAAAGCGTTGGAGAAATGCACAAATCCATTGAATCCTCCTCCTCTAAGTGAAGAGCCTCAGACGGTCGGGGTGTTTGTGGATTATGAGGCGGGTCGGGTCTCGTTTTATGATGTGGACTCTAAGCGTCACATCAACTCCTTTACTGAGCAGAAATTTGATGAGAAACTGTATCCTATGTTTTATTTGGGTCAACAGTTGTCTGAAGACCCTGCACCGCTCATCATTTGGGATCTCTcgtga